A stretch of the Malus domestica chromosome 08, GDT2T_hap1 genome encodes the following:
- the LOC103441613 gene encoding transcription factor TGA7-like isoform X1 codes for MASTFAGVGMLQESMSYPSTQFATSRQMGIYEPFRQVDVWKETLRGSNTAASSIIEVDSGIETKFGFVSHESMMPSGNDHEPNRSADKVRRRLEQNREAARKSRMRKKAYVQQLETSRLKLAQLEQELDRARKQGAYAGNALGTSHMGYNGALNSGITTFEMEYGHWVEEQYRQNVELRNALQDHVTDIELQKLVKGALNHYANLFRMKADAARADVFYLLSGIWRTSVERHFHWIGGFRPSELLNIVLPQLQPMTDQQLLDFCNLRQSSQQAEDALSQGMDKLQQALALSIAADQMSGESFGSQMASALEKLEALESFVSQVDHLRQQTLQQMSRILTTYQAARALLAMGEYFHRLRALSSLWTARPSEPT; via the exons ATGGCTTCCACTTTTGCTGGAGTAGGCATGTTACAAGAG AGTATGAGCTATCCATCAACTCAGTTTGCCACGTCAAGACAAATGGGGATATACGAGCCGTTCCGCCAGGTTGATGTGTGGAAAGAAACCTTGAGAGGCTCTAACACAGCTGCTTCCTCAATTATAGAAGTGGATTCTGGGATCGAAACCAAG TTTGGATTTGTTTCTCATGAATCCATGATGCCTTCTGGAAATGATCATGAACCAAACAGATCGGCTGATAAG GTACGGAGACGGTTAGAACAAAATCGTGAAGCTGCACGTAAGAGTCGTATGCGAAAAAAA GCTTATGTTCAACAACTCGAAACAAGCCGTTTAAAACTAGCACAGCTGGAGCAGGAACTTGACAGAGCTAGAAAACAG GGTGCCTATGCAGGCAATGCATTAGGTACTAGTCATATGGGATACAACGGAGCTTTGAATTCAG GGATCACTACATTTGAGATGGAATATGGACACTGGGTTGAAGAACAATACAGACAGAATGTTGAACTCAGAAATGCACTGCAAGATCATGTAACGGACATAGAACTGCAGAAACTCGTAAAGGGTGCCTTGAACCACTACGCCAATCTTTTCCGAATGAAGGCAGATGCAGCAAGGGCTGATGTCTTCTACTTACTGTCTGGCATATGGCGAACATCAGTTGAACGCCATTTTCATTGGATCGGAGGATTTCGCCCCTCAGAGCTGCTAAAC ATTGTGTTGCCGCAGCTTCAGCCAATGACTGATCAACAACTTTTGGATTTCTGTAACCTGCGGCAATCGTCTCAGCAAGCGGAGGATGCTCTCTCGCAGGGAATGGACAAACTGCAGCAGGCATTGGCACTCAGCATAGCAGCTGATCAAATGAGTGGAGAAAGCTTCGGATCTCAGATGGCTTCTGCACTTGAGAAGTTGGAAGCACTAGAGAGCTTTGTCAGCCAG GTAGATCACCTTCGGCAGCAAACACTGCAGCAAATGTCTCGAATCCTCACAACATACCAAGCAGCGCGAGCCTTGCTTGCAATGGGGGAGTACTTTCACCGGTTACGTGCCCTCAGTTCTCTTTGGACTGCTCGTCCCAGTGAACCAACATAG
- the LOC103441613 gene encoding transcription factor TGA7-like isoform X2 — MSYPSTQFATSRQMGIYEPFRQVDVWKETLRGSNTAASSIIEVDSGIETKFGFVSHESMMPSGNDHEPNRSADKVRRRLEQNREAARKSRMRKKAYVQQLETSRLKLAQLEQELDRARKQGAYAGNALGTSHMGYNGALNSGITTFEMEYGHWVEEQYRQNVELRNALQDHVTDIELQKLVKGALNHYANLFRMKADAARADVFYLLSGIWRTSVERHFHWIGGFRPSELLNIVLPQLQPMTDQQLLDFCNLRQSSQQAEDALSQGMDKLQQALALSIAADQMSGESFGSQMASALEKLEALESFVSQVDHLRQQTLQQMSRILTTYQAARALLAMGEYFHRLRALSSLWTARPSEPT; from the exons ATGAGCTATCCATCAACTCAGTTTGCCACGTCAAGACAAATGGGGATATACGAGCCGTTCCGCCAGGTTGATGTGTGGAAAGAAACCTTGAGAGGCTCTAACACAGCTGCTTCCTCAATTATAGAAGTGGATTCTGGGATCGAAACCAAG TTTGGATTTGTTTCTCATGAATCCATGATGCCTTCTGGAAATGATCATGAACCAAACAGATCGGCTGATAAG GTACGGAGACGGTTAGAACAAAATCGTGAAGCTGCACGTAAGAGTCGTATGCGAAAAAAA GCTTATGTTCAACAACTCGAAACAAGCCGTTTAAAACTAGCACAGCTGGAGCAGGAACTTGACAGAGCTAGAAAACAG GGTGCCTATGCAGGCAATGCATTAGGTACTAGTCATATGGGATACAACGGAGCTTTGAATTCAG GGATCACTACATTTGAGATGGAATATGGACACTGGGTTGAAGAACAATACAGACAGAATGTTGAACTCAGAAATGCACTGCAAGATCATGTAACGGACATAGAACTGCAGAAACTCGTAAAGGGTGCCTTGAACCACTACGCCAATCTTTTCCGAATGAAGGCAGATGCAGCAAGGGCTGATGTCTTCTACTTACTGTCTGGCATATGGCGAACATCAGTTGAACGCCATTTTCATTGGATCGGAGGATTTCGCCCCTCAGAGCTGCTAAAC ATTGTGTTGCCGCAGCTTCAGCCAATGACTGATCAACAACTTTTGGATTTCTGTAACCTGCGGCAATCGTCTCAGCAAGCGGAGGATGCTCTCTCGCAGGGAATGGACAAACTGCAGCAGGCATTGGCACTCAGCATAGCAGCTGATCAAATGAGTGGAGAAAGCTTCGGATCTCAGATGGCTTCTGCACTTGAGAAGTTGGAAGCACTAGAGAGCTTTGTCAGCCAG GTAGATCACCTTCGGCAGCAAACACTGCAGCAAATGTCTCGAATCCTCACAACATACCAAGCAGCGCGAGCCTTGCTTGCAATGGGGGAGTACTTTCACCGGTTACGTGCCCTCAGTTCTCTTTGGACTGCTCGTCCCAGTGAACCAACATAG